The candidate division WOR-3 bacterium nucleotide sequence TAATGGACCCGATGTTGGGGATTGAATTTTCAAAGGATATGCGGATGTATTCAATATCCCAGGAATTCCCCTTCCCGACAAAATTAAGTAGTCAATATAAAATCGCAACCACAGTCGCTGAAAAAAACTTTATTCTTTTTGAGGCAAAGAAAAATGAGGTTATAAAAAATGTAAAAGAATTATATGGACAGTTATATATTATTCGGAAAGAAAGAGAGATAATGGAAATGGTAAAAGAGAACCTGGAAGGTATTCATTCCGTTACCATGAGAAATTATACGCTCAATCGTGTATCGCAGACCGATGTATTGCAGGTAGAGATTGGTCAGACTAAATTAGAAAACGAAATTTTAAATATAAAAAGTGAAGAAACTTTGATACTGGCAAAATTAAACCAATTGCTGGGCCGTAATCCAGATGATGAATTGAGTATTTCTACAGAAATTTCTTTAGATTCAGTTATAATTGATACTGATAGTCTGTATGCATTAGCATTGAGATACAGTCCAATCTTAAAATCCCTCAACATAGATAAAGAGATTGCTCAAAGAAATCTCTTATTATCAAAGCAAGAATACCTGCCTGATTTTATGGTAAAATTTGAGCAGGGAGAGATGGATTTTGAATTTCAAAATCAGAAGATAATGATAGGACTGACCTTCCCATTATGGTTTTTGGGTAAACAACGGAAGATGGTTGATGAAATGAGGGCAGAGTTGAGGATGGCACAGGTAGAATATGAGGCGATGGAGTTAGACATAAAGCGGATGATAAAAGAACTCGTTATTATGCTTCACAATCAGAGACGCGAAATTAATCTCTATCAAAATGCAATCATCCCGAGGATTGAATCTGCATTAAAATCTGCGATACGGGACTATGAGTTAAACAGAGTTGATATAATGACTGTCTTAGAAACCCAGAATATGTTGATTGAAAACATACTCCAGTACCAGCGGGCAAGAATAAACTATTTCATAACCTTTGCTGAACTTGAGAGAATAATCAGCACTGATTTGTAGCATATACAACGACATTTGTCATTTCATCATTTCAACAATTGTAAAAATGATAATCCTTACAGAAGATGTAGCGTGCGACTTCAGCCGGGCGAGAAAGACAAAGCCTTAATACACTATTTCACAACCAAGATTTTTCCACGCTTACTTTCTCTTTCGCCTTCAAGGATTAGGAAATAGACACCAGAACTCAAAGCAGATGAATCTAATCGGTAAGAATAAACACCAGGCTCAACAGTGCCTTCAGTAATCGTTTTAACCTTCCTGCCGATAATATCATAAAGATTTAAGCTGATTCGCTGTCTTTCTGGAATCGCATATTGAATTTGGGCATTATCCCTCCTCACAACACTCGGCAAAACCACTAAACTTAACCCTTCACCTTTTCCCTTCAACTTTTCACCTTCGTCAATCCCCACATAATTTGCATAATCAAAACAAATATACATTGGATCGAGGCCGGTACCAAACATTAGATGCCAGAGGGGGTCAATATCTCTTATCATATCAACTCCATAAACATAATAGACGCGATTTCTTAGAGTATCTATTCGTTTTGCCAGTTGGGGTAGCCCGGGTCGGTTAGTTAACGATTGGGTACAATTAATTGGCGTCCCCCATGTTTCTCCATTGTCCGTTGACCAATTGACAAAAAAATCCCACCAGTTTAAGGAATCAGCTTCGTTGTTTCTGGGTGTGCAATAAAGCACAACAACTTTATTCCCACCTATAGCAATTGTGGGATAGAAACATTCGGTATCAGGTGCCCCAAAGGTTGAAGAAACCTCAACACAGGGTTGCCCCGAAGTGTAAGAAACATACACCTTCCCATACCAGGGATAGGTAAAGTCATTACCATCAATGATATCAAAAACCAGAATTGGATCCCCACCATCGGTGACTGCCATCTGGGTCCAGAAAAGAATGTTTTGTGAATACGGATTTGGCCAGACCATGTTGTAGGTTTGCTGGTCAGACCAGGTTATGCCATCGGTCGTTGTTTTGTAGTGAATATTTAGATTTACATCGTAGTATAATATATAACCTATACCACCATTTATGTCAAATCCCCAAAAATATGCATTGTTAGCAATTATTCCCTGGGCGTAAACATTTGAAAGATCGGGGGACATCGTCCGCCAATAAATATTAGTATCTGTAGTGCCAATGAACAGGAGGTTGCCGTTTGGTAGTTGTTTTCCAATATACATAACAGTCCCATTGACCCCACTTGGTGGTTCAATAAAAACTGTATCCCATAGAGATGAAAACCAGCCGCCCATTTCATACATTGCAAATCCAATTTGCCCATAAGGACCACTAATTCGAAAAGAAATGTGTGGTCCATTTCCTGTTCCATTATCTGAGGCTATTGAGTTTGGATAACTTGCCACTCCCCACCATTTTTTGTAGACCGAATAATCGTGAACCCAATAAGCAAGATTTCCAGGTGTCTGATGCACATTTAAAATTCCAGGATCAGTAAATGATTTATTCACTATTTGAATGGCGTCAACAATCGGATTATATCCAATGCACTCCTGCATCTGTGTCCAGAGCGTATATCCATTATATGAAGAATCAATCGCGGTTGCAGGTTGCACAACCCTTGATGACGGTGCAGAGTAAGTAGTCCCATTAGTGGTCTTTGTTTTATCAATTATCGCCGGCGCAACGCCAGCATTGACCAGATGGGTCAATAACATACATATTAGAATTTGTTTTTGAACATTCATATCACACCTCCTATTTCAGTTTAATCACTTTTTCCATCAATGATAAATCTTCTTTTTTTAATTCAACAAAATATATACCGCACGGTAATTTGGAGCCGGAATCGTCGGTGCCATTCCAGAGGAGGTAGTCTGATGTTTTCATCATCTTATCGTTCCATTGTCTGATTAATCTGCCGGCTGCATCGTAGATGCGGATGTAGGCAGTCGGCACCTTATCGTTGTTTTCTCCTTGGTACTTACTGCTTAGTGCATACCTGATTACTAAAGAAGAACGGAATGGGTTTGGAGATATTTGAAGCGAAGGAATTGGGCTATAACTACAGAATGATTGTTCAGCAATACTCCCCTGTTGTTTTATGTAAAACAACGGCGAGAGCATGGAATCTCGCCTGCCAAACCCAGCAACCACAAGCCATATTTTGAACAGACTCTGGGTATCTGGAAGCACCCACTCGTAATTCGTATCTGTAGGCAAACCTTGATAGATCAACCATCTGCCTATTTGTGGATGATAAAGATACAAGTATAATGAGTCAAGTTGGAATGTATCATAAACTGCCCATCTTAAATTCACTGTATCCAATGCATAAAATGTGTCGTATTGAACCGGACAGAACCATGCCATATCAACCCCTTTCTCATATATTCGTATCTCGTTATTTCCCGAAATGGCAATTTCGGATAAACCATTGCCATCAAAATCATAAACTTGAATACTTGAGCCGTTCCCATTGCCAGGTAAGGTATCAAGGATATAGAAGGAATCATTCCCACAAGATTTAATGAGATAAACATACCAGGATGCTTCAAGGGCAATCTCTGGCACACCATCAGCATCTATGTCGCCAGTAGCGGAATAACCACCATAATATCCCATATTTGGTGGACTGCCAGTTGCAAGATCAAACGACTTGATGACTTCATAAGTGTTATCTGTGACTGCTTCAAAAATAAAGACATGGCAGCGGGCGTCTAATGGTGTAAAGCCCTTGATGACAAATTCAATCTTACCAT carries:
- a CDS encoding T9SS type A sorting domain-containing protein, giving the protein MATFLILLNLFNIHFLQKWDIPYGNSGSAGRTLLYDSDHDGRIELIFRPYLPQYNSVYFAEFVPPDSWDIFESNTVDTIIVWDIGDCDNDGLTDLVVYACANPSPPIPLIAIYESPDSFSYPAYEVWRDTVGSILDKPFCIYDVDGDGFCEIFNNRGRPPNWLWIYEAIANNQYDSIFTTNPDSSNYENPASTYAFGDFDADGKIEFVFGGTSAGPGEGASFWVYESPANNTYERIIQSQVPTKNIRDCFTIPDADGDGKIEFVIKGFTPLDARCHVFIFEAVTDNTYEVIKSFDLATGSPPNMGYYGGYSATGDIDADGVPEIALEASWYVYLIKSCGNDSFYILDTLPGNGNGSSIQVYDFDGNGLSEIAISGNNEIRIYEKGVDMAWFCPVQYDTFYALDTVNLRWAVYDTFQLDSLYLYLYHPQIGRWLIYQGLPTDTNYEWVLPDTQSLFKIWLVVAGFGRRDSMLSPLFYIKQQGSIAEQSFCSYSPIPSLQISPNPFRSSLVIRYALSSKYQGENNDKVPTAYIRIYDAAGRLIRQWNDKMMKTSDYLLWNGTDDSGSKLPCGIYFVELKKEDLSLMEKVIKLK
- a CDS encoding TolC family protein, with the protein product MDPMLGIEFSKDMRMYSISQEFPFPTKLSSQYKIATTVAEKNFILFEAKKNEVIKNVKELYGQLYIIRKEREIMEMVKENLEGIHSVTMRNYTLNRVSQTDVLQVEIGQTKLENEILNIKSEETLILAKLNQLLGRNPDDELSISTEISLDSVIIDTDSLYALALRYSPILKSLNIDKEIAQRNLLLSKQEYLPDFMVKFEQGEMDFEFQNQKIMIGLTFPLWFLGKQRKMVDEMRAELRMAQVEYEAMELDIKRMIKELVIMLHNQRREINLYQNAIIPRIESALKSAIRDYELNRVDIMTVLETQNMLIENILQYQRARINYFITFAELERIISTDL